Proteins from a genomic interval of Gordonia sp. SL306:
- a CDS encoding arabinosyltransferase domain-containing protein — protein sequence MPVTASTAASDAAPPTSRVSVGTARTVAIVAGIIGIALCAITPFLPVKATDAAFDWPSGQSLSAQSADVVAPLIAQTPQALDARIPCGVLSGLPAEGGLVFATMPTDAPKSRSSALYVTATRDTVTVSFRNTVAASAPRDQLAGCSELHIWSAPTGPGAQFVGLGESTVLPPDKRPQVDGIFTDLDTGQVQSAASAGLRVHVQIDNRYVSSPTVLKLIVMVLAVIAVLVALVALYLLDRAHGHHRRIGRRADGGTRPNRLGSWWRSLIPRTSDVAVTVVLLIWALLGAGTADDGYILNMGRTADASGYLANYYRWYGIPEAPFDWYYSFLAHWSSISPTILWMHLPSLAAGLVSWFVLSRVLLPRLGAGVRRSGWAVWAAALVFIAFWLPFNSGLRSEPIIVLGSLLTWWAAEQAIATRRLLPAALGAIAAGFTLALAPQGVIAVAILLVSARPLLHILLDRRRESGTLALIAPMTAAGLLVLIVVFRDQTLATVLEAMKVRYQVGPVISWHQEFLRYYFISVTTDDGALTRRVPVLLLLAGLIVTVAVMLRRNKIRAVDPGPTWRLIGSIGVTMLLLAFTPTKWTIQFGIFAGLAAAIAATATLAVAQSAARSARNLTVFVSGLFFALAAAMAGYNAWPFAYEYGISWFDRAPVLAGRPVSTLFLVLAVITAVLAVWQHLRLDYVENKGLAHAGDGAGESKADRRRLFLASSPIAVIAGLMVVAELLVFAKAAVTRYPADTVFSENVNALRGNSCGMADEVLVESDPNTGMLAPAGDESVSAALGGTDPVGFTPDGVPDDLTPDPGNQRPGQMNVSASVAKPFVITGGLGAGTTGGTGPRTVNGSTVALPYGLDPSTTPVLGSYGYPGEAHLTTGWYQLPTARAASPLLVFSAAGAVSTIDTFGVRNFGQKLVVQFGRPGADGSFSQIGPDVLPIDPGPVITNRPWRNLRVPMSAAPRAATVMRLSLLDNNLGPSQFIGITPPRAPRLRSLQDVVGSQSPTLIDFTVGAHFPCQRPLRVTNGVAEVPRWRILPDYPLANSQSKTWQSGADGGLLSISESTTSAQAVPTYLKDDWAREWGALERLTPLAENAGTAQVNTSQTTQWGWSRTGSIRVEPQSDDE from the coding sequence GTGCCTGTGACAGCCTCGACCGCTGCGTCCGACGCCGCGCCGCCGACATCCAGGGTGTCTGTGGGCACCGCCCGCACGGTCGCCATCGTGGCAGGCATCATCGGCATCGCCCTGTGCGCCATCACGCCATTTCTGCCGGTCAAGGCCACCGATGCCGCGTTCGACTGGCCGTCCGGACAGAGTCTGTCGGCGCAATCGGCCGATGTCGTCGCGCCGTTGATCGCCCAGACACCCCAGGCTCTCGACGCGCGGATCCCGTGCGGCGTGTTGTCCGGATTGCCGGCCGAGGGCGGCCTGGTGTTCGCGACGATGCCGACCGACGCACCCAAGAGCAGGTCGTCGGCGCTCTACGTCACCGCGACCCGGGACACGGTGACGGTCAGTTTCCGCAACACCGTGGCGGCGAGCGCACCGCGCGATCAACTGGCCGGGTGTTCGGAGCTGCACATCTGGTCGGCGCCGACCGGGCCCGGCGCACAGTTCGTCGGCCTTGGCGAGTCGACCGTCCTGCCGCCGGACAAGCGCCCCCAGGTCGACGGCATCTTCACCGACCTGGACACCGGGCAGGTGCAGTCGGCCGCGAGCGCGGGCCTGCGGGTGCACGTCCAGATCGACAACCGCTATGTCAGCTCGCCCACGGTGCTCAAGCTCATCGTGATGGTGCTGGCGGTGATCGCCGTCCTCGTCGCACTGGTGGCGCTGTACCTCCTCGACCGGGCACACGGCCACCACCGGCGAATCGGCAGGCGCGCCGACGGCGGGACCAGGCCGAACCGTCTCGGGTCCTGGTGGCGCAGTCTGATCCCGCGCACCTCCGATGTCGCGGTCACCGTCGTCCTGCTGATCTGGGCGCTCCTCGGGGCCGGGACCGCCGACGACGGCTACATCCTGAACATGGGCAGGACGGCCGACGCCTCCGGCTATCTGGCCAACTACTACCGCTGGTACGGCATACCCGAGGCGCCGTTCGACTGGTACTACAGCTTCCTGGCCCACTGGTCGTCGATCTCGCCCACGATCCTGTGGATGCACCTGCCGTCGCTGGCCGCAGGCCTCGTCTCCTGGTTCGTCCTCAGTCGGGTGCTGCTGCCGCGGCTGGGTGCGGGCGTCCGCCGCAGCGGCTGGGCCGTGTGGGCCGCGGCGCTGGTGTTCATCGCGTTCTGGCTGCCGTTCAACAGCGGCCTGCGGAGCGAACCGATCATCGTGCTCGGTTCGCTGCTCACCTGGTGGGCCGCCGAGCAGGCCATCGCCACCCGCCGCCTGCTCCCCGCGGCCCTCGGTGCGATCGCGGCGGGCTTCACCCTCGCGCTCGCCCCACAGGGTGTCATCGCGGTGGCGATCCTGCTGGTGTCGGCGCGGCCGCTGCTGCACATCCTGCTCGACCGCCGGCGCGAGTCGGGCACGCTCGCACTCATCGCTCCGATGACCGCGGCCGGCCTGCTGGTGCTGATCGTGGTGTTCCGCGACCAGACGCTGGCCACCGTCCTCGAGGCGATGAAGGTCCGGTATCAGGTCGGACCGGTGATCAGCTGGCATCAGGAGTTCCTGCGCTACTACTTCATCTCGGTCACCACCGACGACGGCGCTCTGACGCGTCGGGTGCCGGTGCTGCTCCTGCTGGCCGGACTCATCGTCACCGTCGCGGTGATGCTGCGCCGCAACAAGATCCGTGCGGTCGACCCGGGACCGACCTGGCGACTCATCGGCTCGATCGGCGTCACGATGCTGCTACTGGCCTTCACGCCGACCAAATGGACCATCCAGTTCGGCATCTTCGCCGGGCTCGCCGCCGCGATCGCCGCGACCGCCACCCTCGCGGTGGCCCAATCGGCGGCCCGGTCGGCACGGAACCTGACGGTGTTCGTGTCCGGGCTGTTCTTCGCGCTCGCCGCTGCCATGGCCGGTTACAACGCCTGGCCGTTCGCCTACGAATACGGGATCTCCTGGTTCGACCGTGCGCCGGTGCTGGCCGGACGACCGGTGTCCACGCTGTTCCTCGTCCTGGCCGTGATCACCGCGGTACTCGCCGTCTGGCAGCACCTGCGACTCGATTACGTCGAGAACAAGGGTCTGGCCCATGCCGGCGACGGTGCGGGCGAGAGCAAGGCCGATCGTCGGCGACTCTTCCTGGCGTCGTCGCCGATCGCGGTCATCGCCGGTCTGATGGTGGTGGCCGAGCTGCTGGTGTTCGCGAAGGCGGCCGTGACCCGCTATCCCGCCGACACCGTGTTCTCCGAGAACGTGAACGCTCTGCGCGGCAACAGCTGCGGCATGGCCGACGAGGTGCTCGTCGAGTCGGACCCGAACACCGGGATGCTGGCCCCCGCAGGCGATGAGTCGGTGTCCGCAGCACTGGGCGGGACCGATCCCGTCGGATTCACCCCGGACGGTGTCCCCGACGACCTCACACCCGACCCCGGCAATCAGCGGCCAGGCCAGATGAATGTGTCGGCAAGTGTCGCCAAACCCTTCGTCATCACGGGTGGGCTCGGCGCCGGCACCACCGGTGGCACCGGACCCCGCACCGTCAACGGGTCGACGGTCGCACTGCCCTACGGGCTCGACCCGTCCACGACCCCGGTCCTGGGCAGCTACGGCTACCCGGGCGAGGCGCACCTGACTACCGGCTGGTACCAACTGCCGACCGCGCGCGCCGCGTCACCGCTGCTGGTGTTCAGTGCGGCCGGCGCCGTCTCCACGATCGACACCTTCGGTGTCCGCAACTTCGGCCAGAAGCTCGTCGTCCAGTTCGGACGTCCTGGCGCCGATGGATCGTTCAGCCAGATCGGGCCCGACGTGCTGCCGATCGATCCAGGGCCGGTCATCACCAACCGGCCATGGCGCAACCTCCGGGTGCCGATGAGTGCGGCTCCGCGCGCTGCCACCGTGATGCGGCTGTCGTTGCTCGACAACAACCTCGGACCGAGTCAGTTCATCGGGATCACCCCGCCCAGGGCGCCGCGATTGCGGTCGCTCCAGGACGTCGTCGGGTCACAGTCCCCGACACTGATCGACTTCACCGTCGGTGCACACTTCCCGTGCCAGCGACCCCTGCGGGTTACCAACGGCGTCGCCGAGGTCCCTCGATGGCGAATCCTCCCCGACTACCCACTTGCCAACTCGCAGTCCAAGACCTGGCAGTCCGGCGCCGACGGAGGACTGTTGTCGATCTCGGAGTCGACCACCTCGGCGCAGGCGGTTCCGACATATCTCAAGGACGACTGGGCACGCGAATGGGGAGCTCTGGAGCGGTTGACGCCACTTGCCGAGAACGCGGGGACGGCGCAGGTGAACACTTCTCAGACGACACAGTGGGGCTGGTCACGCACCGGTTCGATCAGGGTGGAGCCACAATCAGATGACGAGTGA
- a CDS encoding arabinosyltransferase domain-containing protein, protein MTASSRRAPTRVWAAIAIVSGLVAIVAAVLAPLLPVSQHTASIDWPQETTGTSASVTAPLVAQTAADLDVTVGCRALAQTPADKTTVVVSTMPSAGRDASNKALFVTADGQAVSVSMRGQELARADRADLARCDRLTVRASSSAVEAHFVGLGPAVAGDPGDRPQVSGVFTGLEPSAVRQAADQGPSADRLAVHVDIDNRFDTGPSVLKLIVMIVGLIAAATAFIAIAILDVRNGYHRRIGRLDLRRLLAPRAADIAVTAALVVWHFLGAGSSDDGYILNMGRNAHDAGYLANYYRFFGIPEAPFDWYYSFLSHWSTVSTAGVWMRLPALVAGLVSWFVLSRVLLPRLGGAVRRSQWAMFTAAAVFVAFWMPLCSGLRSEGIIVLGSLLTWWGVEQAVATRRMLPAAGAALAAGLTLAVAPHGVIALAMLIAGSRPMLRTIRTRRRENGMLPLLAPVAGAFAVVVIVVFRDQTLANVAEAIRLRYTVGPTLAWYQELLRFYYLSLTTQDGSLVRRVPLLLLVAALFVTLAVMLRRKHIRGVDPGPVWRLVGSILLTVLLLSFTPTKWTIQFGIYAGVGAAMAAVATVAVAQSARRSPRNLWMYIAVLLFASAVAVAGENAWGWGYDFGISWFDKAPVVAGTPLSSVFLVLTVLALAVATWYHLRIDVDADRGKVRGDRTRLSRMQIAVASAPMLVIATLVVVGEMGLFAKAAVDRSDTYTTFHANTRALAGDPCGMADQVLLEQNPNRGALSPIGTRDISRALAGESSGFTPDGVAGDLLPDPTSLGAGTINTSGDLSRPFVVTGGPPGTTGGSGPKTINGSSAALPFGLDPKTTPVLGSYGHDNGTAELTSGWYRLPARDASPLLVITAAGPVFSVDQDGVPQAGRSLQVQFGKTDGASDFQQVGKAYTPIDPGPGRPNRPWRNLRIPMTAVPAGATAMRIVAVDDNVSPDQWLAFTPPRAPELHTLQDVVGSRTPVLLDLSVGSQFPCQHPMSTRNGVSEVPKWRIVPDQTTTNSKSKTWQASVNGGILGTPDALTSATTVATYLDNDWYRDWGGLQRLSPLVPDATPARVNTGTTTAWGWTRPGSIRVVPQND, encoded by the coding sequence ATGACTGCCTCTTCCCGACGAGCGCCCACACGTGTCTGGGCCGCGATCGCCATCGTGTCCGGACTGGTCGCGATCGTCGCTGCCGTGCTGGCGCCATTGCTGCCGGTCAGCCAGCACACCGCGTCCATCGACTGGCCCCAGGAGACCACCGGGACCAGCGCGTCGGTGACCGCGCCGCTGGTCGCCCAGACGGCCGCAGACCTCGACGTCACCGTCGGGTGCCGCGCCCTGGCGCAGACCCCGGCCGACAAGACGACCGTCGTGGTCTCCACCATGCCGTCTGCGGGGCGCGACGCGTCCAACAAGGCGCTGTTCGTGACTGCGGACGGCCAGGCGGTCTCGGTGTCGATGCGCGGTCAGGAACTGGCCCGTGCCGATCGGGCCGACCTGGCCCGCTGCGACCGGCTGACCGTGCGCGCATCGTCGTCGGCGGTCGAAGCACATTTCGTCGGGCTCGGCCCGGCCGTCGCGGGTGACCCGGGCGACCGCCCACAGGTGTCGGGGGTCTTCACCGGACTCGAACCGTCCGCCGTGCGCCAGGCCGCCGATCAGGGCCCGTCCGCAGACCGACTGGCAGTCCATGTGGACATCGACAATCGCTTCGACACCGGTCCGTCGGTGCTCAAGCTCATCGTGATGATCGTCGGGTTGATCGCCGCGGCCACGGCCTTCATCGCGATCGCGATCCTCGACGTCCGAAACGGATATCACCGCCGGATCGGACGCCTCGACCTACGTCGGCTGCTGGCGCCGCGGGCCGCGGACATCGCGGTGACCGCAGCACTCGTCGTGTGGCATTTCCTGGGCGCCGGATCGTCCGACGACGGCTACATCCTGAACATGGGCCGCAACGCGCACGACGCCGGTTACCTGGCGAACTACTACCGCTTCTTCGGGATCCCGGAGGCGCCGTTCGACTGGTACTACAGCTTCCTCTCGCACTGGTCGACCGTCTCGACGGCCGGTGTCTGGATGCGATTGCCCGCCCTGGTGGCGGGGTTGGTCAGCTGGTTCGTGCTGAGCCGGGTCCTGCTGCCACGGCTGGGTGGTGCGGTCCGACGTTCCCAGTGGGCGATGTTCACCGCCGCTGCGGTGTTCGTGGCCTTCTGGATGCCGCTGTGCAGTGGGCTGCGCAGCGAGGGCATCATCGTGCTCGGATCGTTGCTCACGTGGTGGGGGGTCGAACAGGCCGTCGCGACCCGCCGGATGCTGCCGGCGGCGGGCGCCGCGCTGGCCGCCGGCCTCACCCTGGCGGTGGCCCCGCACGGCGTCATCGCGCTCGCCATGCTCATCGCGGGTTCGCGACCGATGTTGCGCACCATCCGGACCCGCCGCCGCGAGAACGGCATGCTCCCGTTGCTGGCGCCGGTCGCCGGGGCGTTTGCGGTGGTGGTCATCGTCGTCTTCCGCGACCAGACGCTCGCCAACGTCGCCGAGGCGATCCGCCTTCGCTACACCGTTGGCCCGACGTTGGCCTGGTATCAGGAACTCCTGCGCTTCTACTATCTCTCCCTGACCACCCAGGACGGGTCGCTGGTGCGCCGCGTGCCGCTGCTCCTGCTGGTTGCCGCGCTGTTCGTGACGCTGGCGGTGATGTTGCGGCGCAAACACATCCGCGGTGTCGACCCGGGTCCGGTGTGGCGACTCGTCGGCTCGATCCTGCTGACGGTGCTGCTGCTGTCGTTCACGCCGACCAAGTGGACCATCCAGTTCGGGATCTATGCGGGTGTCGGTGCGGCGATGGCCGCGGTGGCGACGGTCGCCGTCGCACAATCGGCACGACGTTCGCCGCGCAATCTGTGGATGTACATCGCGGTGCTGCTGTTCGCCTCTGCGGTCGCCGTCGCAGGTGAGAACGCGTGGGGCTGGGGCTACGATTTCGGCATCTCGTGGTTCGACAAGGCGCCGGTGGTGGCGGGGACGCCGCTGTCGTCGGTGTTCTTGGTGCTCACCGTCCTGGCACTTGCGGTGGCGACCTGGTACCACCTGCGGATCGACGTCGACGCGGACCGCGGAAAGGTTCGCGGTGACCGGACTCGCCTGTCGCGCATGCAGATCGCTGTGGCATCGGCACCCATGCTGGTGATCGCCACGCTCGTGGTGGTCGGCGAGATGGGGTTGTTCGCCAAGGCCGCCGTGGACCGCTCGGACACGTACACCACGTTCCACGCGAATACCCGTGCGCTCGCGGGTGATCCCTGCGGGATGGCCGATCAGGTGCTGCTGGAACAGAACCCGAATCGTGGCGCACTGTCGCCGATCGGTACCCGCGACATCTCCCGGGCGCTCGCGGGCGAATCCTCCGGCTTCACCCCGGACGGCGTCGCGGGCGACCTGCTTCCCGACCCGACGTCGCTGGGCGCAGGCACCATCAACACGTCCGGCGACCTGTCGCGTCCGTTCGTCGTCACCGGCGGACCGCCCGGCACCACCGGTGGTTCCGGGCCGAAGACGATCAACGGCTCGTCGGCGGCGCTGCCGTTCGGCCTCGACCCGAAGACCACACCGGTCCTGGGCAGCTACGGACACGACAACGGCACCGCCGAACTGACTTCCGGCTGGTATCGGCTGCCGGCTCGCGACGCGTCGCCGCTGCTGGTGATCACCGCGGCCGGGCCGGTCTTCTCGGTCGACCAGGACGGCGTGCCGCAGGCCGGCCGGTCGCTGCAGGTGCAGTTCGGCAAGACCGACGGCGCGAGCGACTTCCAGCAGGTGGGAAAGGCATACACGCCCATCGATCCGGGTCCCGGCCGACCGAATCGACCGTGGCGGAACCTGCGTATCCCGATGACGGCGGTTCCCGCCGGCGCAACGGCCATGCGGATCGTAGCGGTGGACGACAACGTCAGCCCTGACCAGTGGTTGGCGTTCACGCCGCCGAGGGCACCGGAACTGCACACCCTGCAGGACGTCGTCGGATCCCGGACCCCGGTACTGCTGGATCTGTCGGTCGGTAGCCAATTCCCTTGCCAGCACCCGATGAGTACGCGAAACGGTGTGAGCGAAGTGCCGAAATGGCGCATCGTCCCGGACCAGACGACCACCAATTCCAAGTCGAAGACGTGGCAGGCATCGGTCAACGGTGGCATCCTCGGCACGCCGGATGCATTGACGAGTGCGACGACGGTTGCCACCTACCTCGACAACGACTGGTATCGCGATTGGGGTGGGCTGCAACGGTTGTCGCCACTGGTGCCGGATGCAACGCCCGCGCGGGTGAACACCGGGACCACGACAGCCTGGGGTTGGACGCGACCGGGATCGATCAGGGTGGTGCCGCAGAATGACTGA
- a CDS encoding arabinosyltransferase domain-containing protein, translating into MTEPTSQEKTARPMRFAPDSRTIRIAKIVAIVAGALGVLLAIAAPFLPVTYTKTELQWPQPSKPVVENVAAPNVSYAPVSMDISVPCRLAADLPPSGGVLLSTVPENGAEAGTVGLFVRATHDRLLVTQRNAVLLNVPRADAQQNAQCRVVIHADTSGSRGEVEGVDPDAGTQSFRLDDPNARPQIIGVYTDLPNDVSTEGLSYRSAIDTRFISSPTTLKGALLILGVISTIVSMIALAVLDARDGRRLRRMVRAGRDRWWRIKPLDVVVTGVLVVWLFVGGNTADDGYQVTVGRVAPGAGYLDNYYRYFGAPQDPFGWHYRYLALWMQVSTATPWLRVLPLLFALAGWFLISRAALPRLGRAVRSSNAARWTAALGFLVVWLAFNNGLRVEPALSVGILLTWVLVERSIATGRFFPLTLAVLAAAFTLTIHPAGAIAVLPLLAAVRPLLRRLRRRRVRDGLLPLLMPVLAAGLAVLFEIFADQSLAAIREGIKVQGIVGPTNEWWTEAMRYYILLNPTPDGSIARRVGIFVTILSVGIIVLTLLSKRRVSGVPSAPLWRLIAVTSGAVAILAFVPTKATHQMGAFACLTGVLAAAATVFLQPSVMRRRCNRTFIAAAAAYALAVAFAGRNQWWYVGSYGIPWADDTPNVAGVGLFVPILVVAVLLTLYGVWQYYRDDQLAQRGESVAEQADSGRSIIQRMPTYSLAIISTVILLFNFVSFAKAARTQQDSWSWTSSNIDALRGNPCALADAVMVEADPNTGLLNPADVAGQNNPSAGAALAGRGMTGFDPDGVSTDLESDADSGGSSSDADADKSSTELDRSQSDPTSAQEEPSGSAGAADTGGGTTATQGVNGSSVRLPFGLDQRRVPVLGSYGSPSGRGHLTSDWYQLPARSDDAPLLTMSVAGKVEYVDHLAVTHPGQKLRLEFGRVEPDGHVTTVASVVPLGIDTDPEWRNMRVPLDQVPPRATVTRIVADDTSTDSQQWLAMTPPRVTKMVTLNSLVGSDDPVLLDWEVALAFPCQRPAAAVNGVLETPKWRVTPDAEGERVNSRRWMAGDYGGPLGIVENELRPIVLPTYLRNGWARDWGSLQRLVPLKPQVEAELKVTDDVHGGTWTPGPMRAIKN; encoded by the coding sequence ATGACTGAGCCGACGTCACAGGAGAAGACAGCACGGCCGATGCGCTTCGCGCCGGACAGCAGGACCATCAGGATCGCGAAGATCGTCGCGATCGTGGCGGGTGCGCTCGGGGTGCTGCTCGCGATCGCTGCGCCGTTCCTGCCGGTGACCTACACCAAGACCGAACTGCAGTGGCCGCAGCCGAGCAAACCTGTCGTGGAGAATGTCGCGGCACCCAACGTGTCGTATGCGCCGGTGTCCATGGACATCTCGGTGCCGTGCCGGCTCGCGGCCGACCTGCCCCCGTCGGGCGGGGTGCTGCTGTCGACGGTGCCCGAGAACGGCGCGGAGGCCGGCACCGTCGGCCTGTTCGTCCGCGCCACCCACGACCGACTGTTGGTGACCCAGCGAAACGCGGTGTTGCTGAACGTACCTCGCGCCGATGCGCAACAGAATGCGCAATGTCGGGTGGTCATCCACGCCGACACCTCCGGTAGCCGCGGCGAGGTCGAGGGTGTCGACCCGGATGCCGGGACCCAGAGTTTCCGCCTCGACGACCCGAACGCGCGCCCGCAGATCATCGGTGTCTACACCGATCTTCCGAATGACGTCTCCACAGAGGGGCTCTCGTACCGGTCGGCGATCGACACGCGATTCATCTCGAGTCCGACGACCCTCAAGGGTGCGCTCCTGATCCTCGGCGTGATCTCCACGATCGTCTCGATGATCGCGCTGGCCGTGCTCGACGCACGCGATGGACGGCGGCTGCGGCGCATGGTCCGCGCGGGCAGAGATCGCTGGTGGCGGATCAAGCCGCTCGATGTGGTGGTCACGGGTGTGCTGGTGGTGTGGCTGTTCGTGGGTGGCAACACCGCCGACGACGGCTATCAGGTCACCGTGGGACGCGTCGCGCCCGGTGCGGGCTATCTCGACAACTACTACCGCTATTTCGGTGCGCCGCAGGACCCGTTCGGCTGGCACTATCGCTATCTCGCGCTGTGGATGCAGGTGAGTACGGCCACCCCGTGGCTACGCGTGCTACCGCTGCTGTTCGCGCTGGCTGGGTGGTTCCTGATCAGTCGCGCGGCGCTGCCTCGTCTCGGTCGAGCGGTGCGGTCGTCGAACGCGGCCCGATGGACGGCGGCACTCGGCTTCCTGGTTGTATGGCTCGCGTTCAACAACGGCTTGCGCGTGGAGCCGGCGCTCAGTGTCGGAATCCTGCTCACCTGGGTGTTGGTCGAGCGCTCGATCGCCACCGGACGGTTCTTCCCGCTGACTCTTGCCGTGCTGGCCGCGGCCTTCACGCTGACGATTCATCCGGCCGGCGCAATCGCCGTCCTGCCGTTGCTGGCCGCCGTGCGTCCGTTGCTGAGGCGCCTGCGCCGTCGCCGTGTGCGGGATGGCCTGCTGCCCCTGCTCATGCCGGTTCTCGCAGCAGGCTTGGCGGTGTTGTTCGAGATCTTCGCCGACCAGTCGCTGGCCGCCATTCGCGAGGGCATCAAGGTGCAGGGCATCGTCGGACCCACCAACGAATGGTGGACCGAGGCGATGCGGTATTACATCCTGCTGAACCCGACTCCGGACGGCTCCATCGCACGGCGGGTCGGTATCTTCGTCACCATTCTGTCGGTGGGCATCATCGTCCTCACCCTGCTGAGCAAGCGTCGGGTGTCGGGCGTGCCGAGCGCTCCGCTGTGGCGGCTCATCGCGGTCACGTCGGGTGCGGTCGCGATACTCGCGTTCGTCCCGACCAAGGCCACCCACCAGATGGGTGCCTTCGCGTGTCTCACAGGCGTTCTCGCTGCCGCGGCGACGGTGTTCCTGCAACCGTCGGTGATGCGCCGCCGGTGCAACCGCACATTCATCGCCGCAGCCGCTGCGTATGCACTCGCAGTGGCGTTCGCCGGGCGCAACCAGTGGTGGTACGTCGGCAGTTACGGCATCCCGTGGGCCGACGACACCCCGAATGTCGCCGGCGTGGGGCTGTTCGTCCCCATCCTGGTGGTGGCTGTGCTGCTGACCTTGTACGGCGTCTGGCAGTACTACCGAGACGATCAGCTTGCGCAGCGGGGTGAATCGGTTGCCGAACAAGCAGATTCGGGACGCAGCATCATCCAGCGAATGCCGACCTACTCGTTGGCGATCATCTCCACCGTGATCCTGTTGTTCAACTTCGTGTCGTTCGCCAAGGCGGCTCGGACGCAGCAGGATTCGTGGTCGTGGACCAGTTCCAACATCGATGCCCTGCGGGGCAACCCCTGCGCTCTGGCAGATGCGGTCATGGTGGAGGCCGACCCCAACACGGGTCTGCTGAACCCGGCCGATGTTGCCGGACAGAACAATCCGTCGGCCGGTGCGGCATTGGCCGGCCGGGGTATGACGGGCTTCGACCCCGACGGAGTGTCGACGGATCTGGAAAGCGACGCCGACTCCGGCGGGAGCTCGTCGGACGCGGATGCGGACAAGAGTTCGACGGAACTGGACCGTTCGCAATCGGATCCGACGTCGGCGCAGGAAGAACCGAGTGGCTCGGCGGGTGCCGCCGACACCGGCGGTGGCACCACTGCCACCCAGGGCGTGAACGGGTCGTCGGTGCGGTTGCCGTTCGGCCTCGACCAGCGTCGGGTCCCCGTCCTCGGCAGCTACGGGTCGCCATCCGGCCGAGGGCATCTGACGTCGGACTGGTATCAGCTCCCGGCACGCAGCGACGACGCGCCGCTGCTCACGATGTCGGTTGCGGGCAAGGTGGAGTACGTCGATCACCTCGCCGTCACCCATCCCGGCCAGAAGCTGAGGCTCGAGTTCGGGCGCGTGGAGCCGGACGGCCATGTCACCACGGTGGCGTCGGTGGTGCCGCTGGGCATCGACACCGACCCCGAGTGGCGCAACATGCGTGTGCCACTCGATCAGGTGCCACCGCGGGCCACGGTCACGCGGATCGTCGCCGACGACACCTCGACGGATTCCCAGCAGTGGCTGGCGATGACCCCGCCGCGTGTCACCAAGATGGTGACGTTGAATTCGCTGGTGGGCAGCGATGACCCGGTGCTCTTGGATTGGGAGGTCGCCCTGGCGTTCCCGTGTCAGCGACCGGCCGCCGCGGTCAATGGTGTGCTCGAGACACCGAAGTGGCGGGTCACGCCCGACGCTGAGGGCGAACGGGTCAACTCGCGTCGGTGGATGGCAGGCGACTACGGCGGGCCGCTGGGCATCGTCGAGAACGAGTTGCGTCCCATCGTGCTGCCGACCTACCTGCGCAACGGCTGGGCCCGGGACTGGGGCAGCCTGCAGCGACTGGTGCCGCTCAAGCCCCAGGTCGAAGCGGAACTGAAGGTCACCGACGACGTGCACGGCGGTACGTGGACGCCGGGCCCGATGCGGGCGATCAAGAACTGA